The Punica granatum isolate Tunisia-2019 chromosome 4, ASM765513v2, whole genome shotgun sequence sequence TTAGAAGAAGGCCATATTTAACGTACTTGTCAATCATAAGAAATATCCTTGAGATGAAAGTTACAGTGCATGAGGATCGATTGGGTTACTAGCATGAAGGATTTTGAGGCTAAAACAAGTTTTGTGGCCAAAGGCACTAATTTTAAGtccaaattacaaaagggctACACAAACAAGCAATAGAAACAGTAGGTAAcgttgcataactccaaatgaaACACACGGACCTGAAGGATACAACAGGACCAACCTCCTGGCAGATTTCTATGAGCTGCTCCTCTGTGGCATCATAGGGAATGTTTCCAACTGAAAGCAAAACAAGACAGTTAAAAATGTACAAGCATCATCTTGAAATCCAAAACAGTGAAAAGCAAGAATCTTTATCAATTTTCAGAACTTCATGTTCAACCCCACCAGCTCTATCAATCGGAACAACGTCTCAACACGACCAGAATCTCTAACAGAATCCCAATCTAAATTAAAGGGCACGTCAAAAGATTCAAACTTTAGACTGGAAGAACAGTTGGAAAGTCCAAATTTCCGAGCTAAACCCAATCAAAAACAGCAGAAGGAGTACCGGAACCAATAGAGAGAGGGAGTACCAAAAACGCAGCGGTGCTGGGAAGAGGCCATGAGGTCAACAGGAGCAGGAGCAGAAGGTGAAGCCcagcttcatcttcttccttctccaCATCGCCGCCCGGTCACTATCACCTGTCCCCGCCCAATTCAATCCCCTTCGATGCTTCTATGCTCAGAACTGCTACCGCCCCGTATACGACAgattgtagaagaagaagaagaagagaaaatccAGCTGGGTCGGAATATGTGAATCCGTCTTTGAGCTCAGAGCTCAGCGGAATCGCGGGAGACAGCGACTTCTCTCGACCCGTGTCGAGCTGAAGGATTTGCAGAGAAGAGAAGCTCGGCCCCTctatctctctccctctccctgtaattttcttctgttcctgtttttttttttttccttttacttaCGTTTTTTGGGTATTGAATGATAATTATGATTTTCAAGCGTTCATAAAAATGTTATATTGATCCGAAATGAAGAACCCCTTTTGGACATAAAAAGTTTCATTTTGCTTGTTGCTcaatttattgaattatgttatttttcttataatggAGATTAATAGATCAAATGCGATGCATTggtttaagaaaaaaataataatatgcaaaacagaagaaagaaaaatctcaCAGATAAGATTTGTATTCGAAATTTCTATATGAACTTCTTCGTATATTTGTCAAGGTCAAGCTCATTGAAAGTGTATGCATTCGGTTCTTTTAACATTTCACCAATGATACCAACAAAAGTGTTGGTTGAGTGGTAAGTAACTCACTCCGTAAGGAGGAGCCAGGAAGCGCACTTGTTGAGAGGAAGAATAATCATTAATACTCGACCtcccgactggattagtcagatCCCATTGGGCTCTGGATATCAGagtacacaccgaaaaaaaaacatttcgCCAATGGTTCTTGGTATACCTTAAAGACATTGATCCTTCGGaatttcgcattaaacaacagCTAATCTTAACTTGATAGATCTATATTGCATCTGAACTGAAAATTTGCACTGTCGAGTCAGTTGCCCAACTCTTGGAGAATGAATCGATCAATATGGTAGAGGAGCTAATAAAGTGGCCTACCGTGTTGGAGAGCTAGTTAGATATCGACTTTGCACATCAAAGTCATTGGATCTAAACCATTCGACTCGATAGTACTGCATCAAACCTCAACTGTCTATTTTGGACTGGCTCGACCATCTTCATCAATTGGTGCATAATAGGAGTTCTGATTCCCTGGCACGAATAGATTGCCAGCTCCTCCATTGAACCAGTATGATCATACCGTACAATCTACGTGAAACAACGAACCTATAACTTTAATTTTCGTCTTGCGATATCTTGAATAATGTTTTTAGACATGTATTGCAGTTTATTTGACATTCAAGCGATCTTGCGCTTGAGAAGCACAAACATCTCGACACCGGGCTTGTACTTTGGGTCCGTGAAGATGGAAGACTCCTCAAGTTTCTTGCTGAACCGCTCAAACACCTGATCGACCAAACCGTCCCCAAACTGCTCCCTGATCAGTCCCTCCAATGTAGCCCGGAAGTGCCGGACCATCATACGGAAACAGATAGACTTGTCGATGACCTCAGGCATCGGCGGGCGGTCGAGTACCTCCATCATCTCGATGCTGAAATTGCCACTCCTCTCAATTATCGCGGTTAACTCCTTCGGGCTTGTGTGGTACCTCGGGAGGTTGAATGAGTCCACCTTGTCTTCGGTGATCATGCCCTGAGGCaagattaagaaaaattatgaagTCGGTACTCAGGAAAAACAAGACTGAGAATGCTATTTAAACTCGTGGCCAGGGCCAACCTGATGACCGACCAAGGATTAGCCTCAACCAATAAGTCTAGTACAATTAGTAATCTCAACGGAGAAAAAGTGCCATCTAGAGTATACTAATACCTGATGGACCATGTCCATGAGGGCTGACCCCAAGACGTCTCCAATGGCAGGGAGGGAGCACTGAGAAGGAGGAAGTCCATCTGAAAGACAGGGGATGATAAAGGCCAACAACCCTCCCCCAACTACCTCCTCTCCCCTGGCATTCAGAAACCTCTCCATATCCTCGGAGAACTTCGCGACAAACGCTTCGTATACCTCCACTGGGGCCGTAGCATAGCCGATCCTCCCCTTGTTATAGAATGGTGATCCAGGGTCCACCACCTCCTTCGGGACCTCAGAGAGCCAGTGGAGGGCGTAAGACGAGTGCACAAAGTGGAGGGACCTGCTTGGGAACAGCCTCCCGTGAAAGCCGCCAGGCACACCGGCTGCAAAGTAGCCCCTCTCGCTAGGGAGGGACTTGAAGAGGAGGTTGAAGTCGTTGGAGACGAGGTCATTGAAGAAGACTTGGAATTCAATACATTCTAAGCTGAGGCTGGCGGGGTTCAGCTTCAGCTTGATGGAGTCGACTATGTTTTCAACCGCGATGAAGGTGTTAAGCCCCACTGAGCAGCCTAGGTCCGCTATGGAGAATGTGGTTCTGCCGCCGGGACAAGAAGCAGTACCAGTACCTACGAGTTGCTTCACATTGAGATTCTCGGCAATTGCTCGGGCAATCAGTTCCTTGGCCTTCTCCACTCCCCATCTCTGCAAAATCATGTTCGTCGTAAGAAAGTGAACGGAACGTAAACTGGCATATCTCACGTTAAAAATGGCAGACGAAAGACGGTTTCCTAGAACTAGCAGAGCCTGAGTTTTGTAACCGTGCCTGCAAAGATGAATTATGATGGTAGCTGTATAGGCCATCTCCTCCATTCGTTGGAACTGGTCGGGTCGGCATCTGGGCCATCTCAGCtccttttccttctctctGCAGGCTGACAAATTGCCCCGGACTGAAGTAAAGGATATGGAGCTTATTGCAAGGTCCAAAATGAGGTTGCTTCATGGGATTTGATGTCAGGCTTCAGTAGGGACAACAACATAATGTCAGATTTATTTAGAATATTGTTTTGCTCGTAGAATTATTGGAATATTGAATATGAAATCAGTTTCTGTTGGCTTGTAGAAATATTAGAATATTGAATAAAACCAAGGCTATTCTAAAATTGACAAACAACATGTTGCAACAAGGTGAAATGGATGTTTAACTCTTGATTGCTATGATATTTCGATATGAATAAGGTCCTCTGAGATCTGCAGACTAATGTGAGTGTCCTACAGCCATGCcggagttgtctgattactaGAAGTTGCCGGTTCCCCGTTCAATGAGGAATAATCTTCTAGGTCCTGTGCCAGGGGCATATACGCACATGTGAATACCAGAAGAACAGTTGCGCATGATCCGTTGAAGCAAAAACAAGGAGAAGTGGTTACCGGTGATGTACCTGTAAGATTGTTTCACTGGTTATGACCTGCTATATATAAGTGTGCGTGTGTGAATTTCATCGAGTAGCTTAATTAGAAATCGAATGAGTTTGATTCCATTACAAGGAAGAAAGGTTATGTCTTGCCGTTGGAATCAAGAGACATCTTCATTGACCTTCCCGCCAACTTCTACCTATAAACTTGGCCCCTTTCGTCTGCCCCGACTCTTTTAAAGCTCTTCTCACAACCTGACTATGCATTGACGGGAGTCGGTTTCAATTTCCTTTGTTCAATCGTCAGCATGACACATCAGGATAGCCAGATTCAGAGTGGGGAGATGTCTTACGATTTTGATATGCAGCTCATAGGGAACTTCCTGAGCTTTGCGTCGAGAGGGGATCGGGTGGGACTTAGTCAGATGCTGAGGGAGGGGATTTCCCCGAATGTGCAGGACTATGACAAGCGGACTGCCTTGCACTTGGCTGCGAGCGAGGGCCATGCCCCTATCGTCGAGCTTCTTGTCCTCTACAAAGCCAATGTCAACCCCAAAGACCGCTGGCGCCACACGGTAACCTCAAAAGATCCACCTGATCCCTAGTCCTTTATACCATACTTGAACAGGATCAGTCGTATATGACTTGTTTAGTTGCTGATATTATGTGttgtattatatatcatgAAGCCCTTAACTGATGCGAGACACTACGAACACCGAGACATATGCAGGATTCTTGAAGTGAATGGTGGCATCGACTTTATCAACGATCAACCAATGGTATTCGATTCTACAAAAGGAAATTGACCGATTGACAGTGATCTGCTTATAGGATAACTGGTTTGTGTTTCTATAGACAGTTAGAAACGAAAAGGACTCGAATGAGGTGAAAATCGATATCTCAGAACTAAATATGCAGCAGTCTTCCATCATAGATCAGGTACAAAAGAatcttctaaaaaaaaaaaatctcgtCCTTCTCCATCCTCTGGTCGATCATCCACTGAGGTTTCGGTTTCAATGTTTTTCTTTCCAGGGTAAGTATGGAGAATCCGAGAAGGTGAAGTGGCGGGGAACGTGGGTCGTGAAGACTGTTATCAAGAGACAAATCCAGCATCGCGTTACAGTGTGCGTAATGATCACCGGCAGCTTTTCTTATTTGCTCAAGTTGCGTCTCGTATTTTTAAAGAAGATGTACAATTGAAAGACAAGGTTCTGCCTGATCTAGAAGCTCAGGCTTGTTTGAAGTCGTAGTGATGTATCTATTATTCGACGGCTTCAATAGGATGAAGCCCGCAAGTGAGCAGACTGAGATTTCGAGTCCAATTTAGCATGGTGCAGGATATTGTCTGCTAAGGACAACACCCTCCTAAGAGAACTCAGACACCCCAACATACTGCAGTTCCTCGGTTCGATCATTCATGGGGAGGAAATGATCCTCATCTCGGAATATCTACCAAAGGTATGCGCCAGAAAGATTAGCGGTAATGTTTGTTTTCCTAATGGCTCTTTGTCGATAAATAGTTAAATCTTCCATGGGATGAGCCGCGTGGGTTGTTCTATTCGCATCATCATGTATAAGCAGAAAATAGGAGGCCAATTTAGGATTTACTTATGGAATGCTACTCGTTCTGAGATGTCTTCAGGGGAACCTCGATGATATCATGAGCAAGAAAACTAGACTCGACCTACAGACTGCTCTgcgttatgcactcgatatcGCTCGGTGAGTCTAATCTaggttttttttccttcaccAATTATACCTTGGAGCCTGCATCTTGAATATAGCAATATGTGATTCGATAGTGATGACCACATATACTTCCGGATTTAACCTTATAAGTGAGAAATAATTTGCAGGGGAATGAATTACCTGCACCAGCACAAGCCATTCCCCATAGTTCACAATCATCTCAATCCCAGGCAAGCCTTAATTTTGGATAGTTAATGCTCCTCGAAATGATACTATAAGATAATTTCTCGCTCACGCGTGTCCAATCGGATAAATTTCTCTACATCCTTTTCCGAATGCAGGAACTTGTTGCAGGATGAAGGCGGACATTTGAAAATCGGGGAATACTGGGTCCATATGCTGTGCGAGCAGATCCATCCGAATCAAGACAACGGTATTCTATTGTACTCTCCTTGGTTTCATCATTTCCCAAAAGAATCTATGAGTTTTTActaaatcaaatcaaaccGAATTTTTCATCTCAAAGGCCAAAGAAAGATTAAATCAGGCAGCAGGAGCAGCCCTTCTAGCGACACCAAAAGAGATATCCATTCGTTCGGGTTCATACTCTATCAGGTACACATTACCAATCCCTTCTCATGAGATAAGATTCTCGGTATTATGCGGTTTTGAGATATTGGATTCTGGTAAAAGAGCAGATGCTTGAAGGCGGGCATGAATTTCCCGACTCGAACTTCGACTGCACACACGCAGTGCTGGTCGACTTCCAACCAAAGTTTCAGCATAGCAAATGTCCCCTTAGAATTCAACAGTGAGCAAAATCATTGTCCCTTCTTATTGCTTAATCCAGAACCGAACAAGCAAATCTGAATTAATCAGCTTATTCTCTCAATCGGTTCGTATGCTGCAGATTGATCGAGCAATGCACGAGCAGAACCCCAGTCAAAGAACCTTCTTTTACGTCTGTCATACAAATCCTCGAGGAAGTGTCCGAGACTGCTCAAATGCAGGGAAGGGCTCCGTGCCCAGTTTGCTGAGCCACTTCGAATACACAGTTGTTCCCTCTTCTTCCGATGGTACGATGAATGTCTATCTGTCTAAACTACGTGCATAATAGTCAAGGACCATTTCTCAGACATCCTCGATGTCTCGGTCACCTAGATAAGTTCGCGATAAAACGATGTCCTAGATCATTTTCCTAGACACTTCTCGGCACCTCGACGGGCATGCCCACTAAGACATTGTTAATTTGGTAAGTGGCGTGCCTGCAACTGTCGATATATTACAAGTTCCAGAAGATAAATGTATGTTATGAGAAGAAATTGACAGGAAGTAGAGAGGAATGTCAGgacgaaataaataaataaataaatagaagtGCACCGACGATCCCGTGACGGCAGCGGGGTCAGGCTATTCTATATTTCAGCGGAGACACGGGAACCGACGTCGCCCAGCTCTTCGTCCTCTCCGAACTTAACGGTGGAATTCATGAAGCTTTCTTATCCTAAAGTAAccccaccgaaaaaaaaaagtcaatgttcttatattatatatagatatagatatagatatatatttttcctccATTTTAATTTTCGGGTCAATgccaaattttttaaaaaaagaaatttaattaatgcTTATATCAGTGATCGAAGTCTATCACGTATTAATAAATACTTCacaagttattattattattattattattttctagaCAATGAAATTTGGCTCGACGATAAGACGGTCATGTCTTTCCAAGGTGGAAGCtcgatgagctctgtcataATTGTTGAATATATAACAGAGATCATAAACTAATATGTATAAGGGAAGTACGGTTAATATCCTACGCATTCTTCCCATCAATAGATAGGCAAATCATTGAATGGGCATTATTAGACTTTTTGATTAAGTTATTATATAAGTTATTATTACGTGCTAATCGACATCCTTTAATTTCATGTACTCAAATCCCAAACCTTATGTTTTAAGGTAGAGAACCCTTTACttttacataaatatatatatatatatatatatatatattacacgtATATATTATGCTTATATGACCATAAATCACATGCATTTATATTCGCATAAGTTGCCAAAACAAgagtaaaagaaaatagaataaaatcaGATATATCAGCCACATAATTAACGGCAGAACCGTGACTCCCACTCCATGAAATATCGCATGAAATTTTATTGCCATACCAAAACAATCGAGAAAAAGTATTTCACACTATAAAGGGGTCCCACACGCATTTGTCAGATAACTGTATCTTTATTCCTTGACAGCGTCAATTGATCAaaccatatatacatatattgtataaatatattgagTTGTGATAACAACTGGAAATTGGTATCACAACGAACCTTTTTTTGCTTCATCcccaattattttatttccttttcatttgAATATTCTCTTTACTTCCaaactctctcttttttttccttatatacAATGCCATTAATTCGAAAATTCAATAGAAACTAACTTTTTAAGTATCGAGTTGAATCGGtccataaattaaaagaaaacttt is a genomic window containing:
- the LOC116205853 gene encoding loganic acid O-methyltransferase-like, coding for MILQRWGVEKAKELIARAIAENLNVKQLVGTGTASCPGGRTTFSIADLGCSVGLNTFIAVENIVDSIKLKLNPASLSLECIEFQVFFNDLVSNDFNLLFKSLPSERGYFAAGVPGGFHGRLFPSRSLHFVHSSYALHWLSEVPKEVVDPGSPFYNKGRIGYATAPVEVYEAFVAKFSEDMERFLNARGEEVVGGGLLAFIIPCLSDGLPPSQCSLPAIGDVLGSALMDMVHQGMITEDKVDSFNLPRYHTSPKELTAIIERSGNFSIEMMEVLDRPPMPEVIDKSICFRMMVRHFRATLEGLIREQFGDGLVDQVFERFSKKLEESSIFTDPKYKPGVEMFVLLKRKIA
- the LOC116205698 gene encoding integrin-linked protein kinase 1-like — encoded protein: MTHQDSQIQSGEMSYDFDMQLIGNFLSFASRGDRVGLSQMLREGISPNVQDYDKRTALHLAASEGHAPIVELLVLYKANVNPKDRWRHTPLTDARHYEHRDICRILEVNGGIDFINDQPMTVRNEKDSNEVKIDISELNMQQSSIIDQGKYGESEKVKWRGTWVVKTVIKRQIQHRVTVILSAKDNTLLRELRHPNILQFLGSIIHGEEMILISEYLPKGNLDDIMSKKTRLDLQTALRYALDIARGMNYLHQHKPFPIVHNHLNPRNLLQDEGGHLKIGEYWVHMLCEQIHPNQDNGQRKIKSGSRSSPSSDTKRDIHSFGFILYQMLEGGHEFPDSNFDCTHAVLVDFQPKFQHSKCPLRIQQLIEQCTSRTPVKEPSFTSVIQILEEVSETAQMQGRAPCPVC